The genomic DNA TGCCTGTAAGAGAAGAGACGTAGTTTTGACCAGGTGGAGCACTGGCTGGAGAAGCTAGCTTATCATCGTTATGAGGTTCAGAACTTTCACCATTGGCAGCGGTCTCTTGCTTAGTCTTAACCTTCGAGCCACCACCATATACAAAACTGCATACAACCACCTGCAACAAGCAATATAGCACTTTAATATTAGCATTTCTATCTTCGGAGGTAGCTCACGCCTGTTCCTAAAGATCTTGCAGTTGTTTTAACATATTGTTTTGGAATTAACAACATGAATAAGCATGCAAAAATAAGAGTAACAAATATCAAAGTTCTAGTGTAGATTTTAGGGCAATCAGGAATAGACCTGTATTAGACTTCCAGCAATAAGCTTAGCAACACTGCCACCAATAACATGACCATCACGACTAGAAAGAGAAACACTTATGCCTCCTGTTCTATTGGATGGTCCACTGTCTTCAGCAACCAAGTAAGAACCAGACAAGCTTAATATTTGGAATTTTCCCtgcaaaagcaacaaaaaaagttTCTTAATAAAAACCAATATTGGGCACGATAATTAGTTTTTTCTCCAACTCTACCCCTAAAATAATATTGTATGCACTACTTACAAGTCATTATATTCCACtatacttaattatttttttctccaacTCTACCCctaaattaatattgtgtgcACTGCTTACAAGTCATTATCTTCCACTATAATAAGGGTGATTTTGCAAGATTGCAGCATTGTTTAATTTATAAagcttttcttaatttttgtgaaaaacctAAGATGACAGTTATTTTGGAACGGAGGAAAGAGTAGTAAGAGCTTAAACCTCATAAGTTACACCAATGTTGGTAGAGGCAGGTTGTCGCAGAGTAACTGAAGTAACTATCCCATTGCCCGACAAGATGCACAGAGCCCTTGGTCTCTGCTGTGATAAAGACAATAGCTTTGCTGCAATGTcctgaaaataatgaaaatctATTATCAATGAACAATTTGACGTGCATCAATAGGTATAACTCTTGATTTTCCATGATGAATAAAAGTAATTAAGCTAACTATTTGAAACATAAAATCAAGATAGATGTTCATATTAAGTAGTATCATCAGTATCGCTTGCAATCAACAGCCATCTTTCTGTGTGAGATTAATCTTCAAATTATATTCTGTTTTGTGTTGATGAATAAAAGTAATTAAGCTAACTATTTGAAACATAAAATCAAGATAGATGTTCATATTAAGTAGTATCATCAGTATCGCTTGCAATCAACAGCCATCTTTCTGTGTGAGATTAATCTTCAAATTATATTCTGTTTTGTGTTGACGAAAACAGTCTGTAAAATTTCCATTCAGGTATGCTTTCAACGATTTCTGGTTATAAACACTATCTATGAGGGTTGCATGACGTGACAATATGCTTTTCAAGTTTGTAGGGACAATTGACCACAACTTCTTAAGTGGAAGAAACCAAATTTCAAAGTAAAAGAATCGATCTTTTCCTATGTTGATATCAACAATGATTTCAGCGGCCCTAAATCAACGGGCGACTGAAAGTTCCCCTCGAACGCAAACCAAAATTTATGACAAGTTTATTACATTTAGCGGTGTGCAACTCAACATTTTAACATTCAGGAttaagaaaaagaacaaaagtaTTACACAAATAAGAACAGAAAATCTATATTGTTTAtaacaagaagaaaataacAACCTCACCAACCCCAATGGTGATAACATGAGGCGAAAAAGCCAACCCTGCTGAACTGGTCATCCAGTCACCTATGAAATGATGAACCAGGATGTTAATAGTCCacatattttatgcaaaaaataaaGGTATTATTCATTATTATTACTACCACAATTTACAATCAAAGCAGTAAAACAAGTTGCATGATTGGAAAAGGGGAAAGATGCAAAACAGTGTCcattttttcttgaattttaaatCCATAAATGCAAGCCTGGAGTGCATTTAATGAAGTCGGCACATGAGGCCAACATCAGAAATTATGCTGATGGCAACCCGTTTCAATACATCCCCCGAAATCCGCctatttcaattatatttaCTTAGATTTTCAAAGTAGAATTTATGACCAACCAGTAACCATGGAATATACAGAACCAAATCATAGTGTCAGTAATCTAACTTGTGTAAACATGAACCTAGATAGAACAAAATAGTCAAGGatgaaatcaaaagaaaatcttCCACCAGTAATGTGTGtagaaatggaaaaagaaaCAGGAAAACAAAAGAGTTcgttataaaatatattttcgcAATATGAAAACACAGCCATCATCCACCTCCTATCATTAGTGTATAATCATGATCATAAcagtaataaaaacaaaacataacacCATGAATCTCAACTCAACAAGATATCAGTCCGATATTTGAATTGCGATATACTCTATGTACTGAAATCAAAGCACAAATAGTCAAATAGATTATGAACTAAATAACAAATACAATCAACAAGAACAATCATTCTCACAGAAAAATATACCTAATGCAGCTAGCTGTTGCTTCCTTCCAGATCCACGAGGGCGACCTCTACCCCGTTTCTCAGAAGGTGTAGTTGAATCCTCCTGAGTGGATTTTGCAGGGGCAGACGTTGGAGAAAGTTTCAAAGAAACCGATCCATCCGGACCATATTTCCGGGGTCtccctcttttctttttcacagGGTCACTAGAAGGTGCCCCAGAAGATGCACCAATGTTAATGCCATGATTAAAATTGGCATGAGAGTTATGAGACTGAGTCTCCAATGAAAACATGGAACTAGTGTCACCACCCTGACCCCTAGCATTTGGCTGAGCTATAATGCCAGTGTTTGGCAAAGGTCTGAATCCAGGAGGGGGTAATTGGAACCCTCCAGAACCAGACCCTGCAACACCAGCCCCTCCTCTATGCATGTAATATGAACCAGGGCCACCAGAAAATGCCATAGCCTCTCTCCCATCCATGCATTAACTAAGTAATTAATACCTAAGCAACTATGTTAAAGTTAAACCCCTTTTCAATCTTCCGAAATCTAACTTAAAGATGAATATACTAAAAGGGATTAAACTAGATTTACTCTTAATAATGAGATATAGCAAAAATGACGAAACAATGATGTAAAAATTGAATCTTTAACCAAAAATAAGGGGATCTAAATTCTAAAACCCAGAAACAAGCTTAAAGACTTTGTAAGTGTGTTCTGGAACAAGGGTTTTGCAAGGATTTTAGTTCTCCTATACAAATCTAAGAATCCcagagaagaaaggaagaaactttgtttaagaaaacaaaacccCAGATTTGAAATCTAGGGTTTAGATAGAAGA from Medicago truncatula cultivar Jemalong A17 chromosome 8, MtrunA17r5.0-ANR, whole genome shotgun sequence includes the following:
- the LOC11439049 gene encoding AT-hook motif nuclear-localized protein 5 — protein: MDGREAMAFSGGPGSYYMHRGGAGVAGSGSGGFQLPPPGFRPLPNTGIIAQPNARGQGGDTSSMFSLETQSHNSHANFNHGINIGASSGAPSSDPVKKKRGRPRKYGPDGSVSLKLSPTSAPAKSTQEDSTTPSEKRGRGRPRGSGRKQQLAALGDWMTSSAGLAFSPHVITIGVGEDIAAKLLSLSQQRPRALCILSGNGIVTSVTLRQPASTNIGVTYEGKFQILSLSGSYLVAEDSGPSNRTGGISVSLSSRDGHVIGGSVAKLIAGSLIQVVVCSFVYGGGSKVKTKQETAANGESSEPHNDDKLASPASAPPGQNYVSSLTGMWPGSQPSDVKSVHAHTGFDLTRG